A DNA window from Arachis duranensis cultivar V14167 chromosome 3, aradu.V14167.gnm2.J7QH, whole genome shotgun sequence contains the following coding sequences:
- the LOC107481994 gene encoding probable mediator of RNA polymerase II transcription subunit 19b: MDLEGKRFGMGHKELGGGRDLINQYKLWPYYEFFCKRSLPSSISDTHYLHNVVGDKKIRKGEGMGLHQFCKNTNTSERKASLHPFELDVLNEAFHMREMGPMHLSTSQKGLRTAKPKSEKQSKGNKMEKIEDKTVDRKDEKHRKHKVHEVKDGSCIENNVIRRHDSHSLQLKNHQDKKRRAETSNDPSVCKRPPNTRK, translated from the exons ATGGATCTTGAAGGCAAGAGATTTGGGATGG GACATAAAGAACTTGGAGGTGGACGAGATCTCATAAACCAGTATAAGCTCTGGCCATACTATGAATTCTTCTGCAAGAGGTCACTTCCATCATCAATTTCGGACACGCACTATCTTCACAATGTGGTCGGTGACAAAAAAATTAGGAAGGGAGAAGGAATGGGACTGCATCAGTTCTGTAAGAACACCAACACAAGTGAAAGAAAAGCTTCCTTACATccttttgagttggatgtgctAAATGAAGCTTTCCACATGAGGGAAATGGGTCCCATGCACCTTTCTACC TCGCAAAAGGGGCTAAGGACCGCAAAGCCAAAGTCGGAGAAACAATCAAAAGGCAACAAGATGGAGAAAATTGAGGACAAAACTGTTGATAGGAAGGATGAAAAACATCGTAAGCATAAAGTACATGAGGTAAAGGATGGAAGTTGTATAGAAAACAATGTAATTAGGCGCCATGATTCTCATTCCTTGCAATTAAAGAATCACCAAGACAAG AAAAGGAGGGCTGAGACAAGCAATGATCCTTCTGTTTGCAAGAGACCACCAAATACAAGAAAGTGA
- the LOC127745613 gene encoding uncharacterized protein LOC127745613, whose translation MTIPDLHPEVHLHAIKSGLRPRKFQETITVAKPKTLAEFREKAKGQMEIEELRQARNSEKSSASKEDDRGRDNKRPQRLTPRYDSYTQFNTKRENIIKEILNSKLIKPPRKAGTYPESKNVDKTKYCAFHKKYGHTTDECVIAKDLLERLARQGHLDKYIGGHIQKQGTQNSDLAGSSSQGKDKALLAPPTQPQGVINYISGGFAGGGETSFTRKRTYRAMLAVENTTNTRQPVLNVPNMTFHPSDLISTDLNLDDPVVITLQLGDLLVRKVLLGPGSSADVLFYSTFKKMKLSDNLLQSSTGDLVGFSGERVPILGTVWLQTTLGEHPLSKTQDIQYLVVDCFSPYNLILGRPFLNKFGAIVSTVHLCVKFHVQDNIIATVHSDHREARHCYNTSLKLPNRQNRAQVNAILKQPDSPPLAELDPRAELQDRPMPNEDLIKVSLTDDKTKFTFVGSTVQGADKEKLIQFLRQNADLFAWTPEDMPGIDPTVISHKLAIIWDL comes from the coding sequence ATGACCATTCCCGATCTTCACCCGGAAGTGCACTTACATGCCATCAAAAGTGGTCTACGCCCCAGAAAATTCCAGGAGACGATCACAGTAGCTAAGCCAAAAACTTTAGCTGAATTTCGAGAAAAAGCTAAAGGCCAAATGGAAATCGAAGAATTAAGACAAGCTAGGAACTCAGAAAAAAGCTCGGCAAGCAAAGAAGATGACAGGGGACGCGATAACAAGCGACCTCAACGATTAACACCACGATATGACTCATATACACAGTTCAACACCAAGCGGGAGAACATCATCAAAGAAATATTAAACTCGAAATTAATCAAACCTCCCAGGAAGGCCGGAACCTACCCGGAATCAAAGAATGTAGACAAGACTAAGTACTGTGCTTTCCATAAAAAATACGGACATACAACAGATGAATGTGTTATTGCTAAGGATCTGCTAGAGCGCCTAGCTCGGCAGGGACATCTTGACAAATATATCGGGGGGCATATCCAGAAACAAGGCACACAAAATTCTGATTTAGCAGGTTCTTCATCTCAAGGCAAAGACAAAGCCCTATTAGCTCCACCAACTCAACCTCAGGGGGTGATCAACTATATATCTGGAGGATTCGCTGGAGGAGGAGAAACAAGTTTTACTCGAAAACGAACTTACAGAGCTATGTTGGCAGTGGAAAATACGACCAATACTCGTCAACCAGTATTGAATGTACCAAACATGACTTTTCATCCATCCGACCTTATCTCAACCGACCTTAATTTAGACGACCCTGTCGTCATTACATTACAGTTAGGAGATCTACTAGTACGGAAGGTCCTGTTAGGTCCCGGGAGCAGTGCCGACGTTCTGTTTTATTCAACATTCAAAAAGATGAAATTAAGTGACAACTTGCTCCAGTCATCAACCGGCGACCTTGTAGGGTTCTCAGGTGAACGAGTTCCTATCCTTGGTACAGTGTGGTTACAAACCACACTCGGTGAGCACCCTCTATCTAAAACCCAAGATATTCAGTATCTTGTGGTCGACTGCTTTAGTCCATATAATCTCATTCTTGGCAgaccttttttaaataaatttggtGCAATTGTATCTACCGTTCACCTTTGTGTGAAGTTCCATGTGCAGGATAACATTATTGCCACCGTCCATAGTGATCACCGTGAGGCGCGCCACTGTTACAATACTAGTTTAAAACTCCCAAATAGACAGAACAGGGCACAAGTTAATGCTATCCTTAAGCAACCAGACTCACCTCCTTTGGCCGAGCTTGACCCCCGTGCCGAGCTCCAAGACCGACCTATGCCAAATGAGGACCTAATAAAAGTAAGCTTAACTGatgataaaacaaaatttacttTTGTAGGTTCAACAGTTCAAGGTGCCGACAAAGAAAAGCTCATCCAATTCCTCCGACAAAACGCCGATCTCTTTGCTTGGACACCAGAAGATATGCCAGGGATTGACCCAACAGTCATATCTCATAAACTGGCTATAATCTGGGACCTTTGA